Proteins encoded together in one Corallococcus soli window:
- a CDS encoding VWA domain-containing protein: MSVDPKDLEPKDRDALLRWRLALGPEAEKTGACPSLGGLGAGATALGLEGGDLEELDDTLSFVYGEKSAGRGGSKPYLPRWLGSLRDFFKDDVIALVQKDAIERKGLTQLLFEPETLPFLDKNVELVTTLVSARGLIPDQAKDLARGIIREVVEDLRKKLESPLRTAVLGALRRDRTSPIPIARNIDWRRTIRSNLKGWDAEKKRLIPERFYFWPNQRRHHEWDVTLVVDQSGSMAESVVYSSVMAAIFASLDVLRTSLVLFDTEIADMTPVLADPVEVLFSAQLGGGTDINRAVAYAQEHYVRRPEKTLFILITDLYEGGNAEELVARLRQLVDSRARVLCLLALSDSGRPSYDHAMAEQLTALGIPCFGCTPRKLVDVVERVMRNQDLTPLIASTNKEDRHG, translated from the coding sequence ATGAGCGTGGACCCCAAGGACCTGGAACCGAAGGACCGCGACGCGCTGCTGCGCTGGCGGCTGGCGCTGGGCCCGGAGGCGGAGAAGACGGGGGCCTGTCCGTCGCTGGGCGGGCTGGGCGCCGGGGCGACCGCGCTGGGCCTGGAGGGCGGGGACCTGGAGGAGCTGGATGACACGCTCTCCTTCGTCTACGGCGAGAAGTCCGCGGGGCGGGGCGGCTCCAAGCCCTACCTGCCCAGGTGGCTGGGCTCGCTGCGCGACTTCTTCAAGGACGACGTCATCGCGCTGGTGCAGAAGGACGCCATCGAGCGCAAGGGGCTCACGCAGCTGCTCTTCGAGCCGGAGACGCTGCCGTTCCTGGACAAGAACGTGGAGCTGGTGACGACGCTGGTGAGCGCGCGCGGGCTCATCCCCGACCAGGCGAAGGACCTGGCGCGCGGCATCATCCGCGAGGTGGTGGAGGACCTGCGCAAGAAGCTGGAGTCCCCGCTGCGCACGGCGGTGCTGGGGGCGCTGCGCAGGGACAGGACGAGCCCCATCCCCATCGCGCGCAACATCGACTGGCGGCGGACCATCCGCTCCAACCTGAAGGGCTGGGACGCGGAGAAGAAGCGACTCATCCCGGAGCGCTTCTACTTCTGGCCCAACCAGCGCCGTCACCACGAGTGGGACGTGACGCTGGTGGTGGACCAGTCCGGCTCCATGGCGGAGAGCGTGGTGTACAGCTCCGTGATGGCGGCCATCTTCGCGTCGCTGGACGTGCTGCGCACGAGCCTGGTCCTGTTCGACACGGAGATCGCGGACATGACGCCGGTGCTGGCGGACCCGGTGGAGGTGCTCTTCTCCGCGCAGCTGGGCGGCGGCACGGACATCAACCGGGCGGTGGCCTACGCGCAGGAGCACTACGTGCGCCGGCCGGAGAAGACGCTCTTCATCCTCATCACCGACCTGTACGAGGGCGGCAACGCGGAGGAGCTGGTGGCGCGGCTGCGGCAGCTGGTGGATTCGCGCGCCCGGGTGCTGTGCCTGCTGGCGCTGTCGGACAGCGGCCGGCCCTCGTACGACCACGCGATGGCGGAGCAGCTCACCGCGCTGGGGATTCCGTGCTTCGGGTGCACGCCCCGCAAGCTGGTGGACGTGGTGGAGCGGGTGATGCGCAACCAGGACCTGACGCCGCTCATCGCGTCCACGAACAAGGAGGACCGTCATGGCTGA
- a CDS encoding HEAT repeat domain-containing protein has translation MADVRPVIGMGALLEIISDKAELQKGAEMFDRKLLANLSRYENRLFADAAGSGATPYKVSLVFGEARSDVKGRCSCMAARSRPFCKHAAALLVAWARAPDAFVTAESAPVAPGGTGAKKSVKKGKAETGELMKAGVAQVSTLVRELGLSGVASLGAERPEQVRALGEALRANGLRRLSARAVELAGLLDAAVARTGTFEAPVFTDLVADMLLTARKVEKHLGGEALEPRHVEELIGRTWTKKDRAPVTGLTLVEYAFSSRVTPDRFLIRESRFVDLVSGGHYSEKQILPAMLKTVPPKKSHAGYVLQGATGGQYPGFAPHRLDLEEWTGGAPVDREPLERLLEVALPDVSAAMAAFQEHRKDVFAPDLLPVVVRVGTLLASGSRSQFVDGAGRALFLPADASLEEPLSAALEGSKLLAAMGDVGLEAALPTLFPSAVVVETPEGLELRALGRAEDVPVVARRRGRVRPPATPSALPRSGWADAARAAGASRAAIALAEVRDELADAFASGLAAVGARTVEPLVARLRELGLEKPGALLEALAQRPDPGERLDDFIKVYQVLGIALVRLSGAVQVEVSALESVPTHPSIHVQRPEVALSPGEAMVRRARGELTRYEAAAHAARYYASLGVDALLRDCYPTWSDGAASAFVARVVATRGEAALEAVKGALAEHHSRMVRRTALRTLGAMGGPQARRELDAMTRAGHDAGLRLFARETLEDVRAREGGEATVAELMRVRRAKVQPMAQAALSEPTKEARAAAVNTLADHGAVAMPVLRQVLYGDPSREVRREAAQALARMGDTEVIDRFVNMVQARSLNDEEAKTAVYALGMLGDVRGAEALLAAFADGWKPGVVAESMRTLGLALLQPALALAEVRPEVLERQALRGLFESFPTVPLTQELLARVEASSGRPDFVDRASVYLKLAAQNPAAGKQVAAHLLTLPAVSGDKALSRLAKKVLG, from the coding sequence ATGGCTGACGTGCGGCCCGTCATCGGGATGGGAGCGCTGCTGGAGATCATCAGCGACAAGGCGGAGCTGCAAAAGGGCGCGGAGATGTTCGACCGCAAGCTGCTCGCGAACCTGTCCCGCTACGAGAACCGCCTGTTCGCGGACGCGGCGGGCTCCGGGGCGACGCCGTACAAGGTCTCGCTGGTGTTCGGCGAGGCGCGCTCGGATGTGAAGGGGCGCTGCTCGTGCATGGCGGCGCGCTCGCGCCCGTTCTGCAAGCACGCGGCGGCCCTGCTGGTGGCGTGGGCGCGCGCGCCGGACGCCTTCGTGACGGCGGAGTCGGCGCCGGTGGCGCCGGGTGGCACTGGCGCGAAGAAGAGCGTGAAGAAGGGCAAGGCGGAGACCGGCGAGCTGATGAAGGCGGGCGTGGCCCAGGTGTCCACGCTGGTGCGGGAGCTGGGCCTGTCGGGCGTGGCGTCGCTGGGCGCCGAGCGTCCCGAACAGGTGCGCGCGCTGGGCGAGGCGCTCCGGGCCAACGGCCTGCGGCGGCTGTCGGCGCGGGCGGTGGAGCTGGCGGGTCTGCTGGACGCGGCCGTGGCGCGCACGGGCACGTTCGAGGCGCCGGTGTTCACGGACCTGGTGGCGGACATGCTGCTCACGGCGCGCAAGGTGGAGAAGCACCTGGGCGGCGAAGCGCTGGAGCCCCGCCACGTCGAGGAGCTGATTGGCAGGACGTGGACGAAGAAGGACCGCGCGCCGGTGACGGGGCTGACGCTGGTGGAGTACGCGTTCTCCTCGCGCGTCACGCCGGACCGGTTCCTCATCCGCGAGAGCCGCTTCGTGGACCTGGTGTCGGGTGGGCACTACAGCGAGAAGCAGATCCTCCCCGCGATGCTCAAGACGGTGCCGCCCAAGAAGAGCCACGCGGGCTACGTGCTCCAGGGTGCGACGGGAGGGCAGTACCCGGGCTTCGCGCCGCACCGGCTGGACCTGGAGGAGTGGACGGGCGGCGCTCCGGTGGACCGCGAGCCGTTGGAGCGGCTGCTGGAGGTGGCGCTGCCGGACGTGAGCGCGGCGATGGCGGCCTTCCAGGAGCACCGCAAGGACGTGTTCGCGCCGGACCTGCTGCCGGTGGTGGTGCGCGTGGGGACGCTGCTGGCCAGCGGGTCCCGCTCGCAGTTCGTGGACGGCGCGGGCCGGGCGCTCTTCCTGCCCGCGGATGCGTCGCTGGAGGAGCCGCTGTCCGCGGCGCTGGAGGGCTCGAAGCTGCTGGCGGCGATGGGCGACGTGGGCCTGGAGGCGGCGCTGCCCACGCTGTTCCCTTCCGCGGTGGTGGTGGAGACGCCCGAAGGCCTGGAGCTGCGCGCGCTGGGGCGGGCGGAGGACGTGCCCGTGGTGGCCCGGCGGCGGGGGCGGGTGCGTCCCCCCGCGACGCCGAGCGCGCTGCCCCGCAGCGGGTGGGCGGACGCGGCCCGGGCGGCGGGGGCCTCGCGGGCGGCCATCGCGCTGGCGGAGGTGCGGGACGAACTGGCGGACGCCTTCGCCAGCGGGCTCGCGGCGGTGGGGGCGCGGACGGTGGAGCCGCTGGTGGCGAGGCTGCGCGAGCTGGGGTTGGAGAAGCCGGGGGCGCTGCTGGAGGCGCTGGCGCAGCGGCCGGACCCGGGCGAGCGGCTGGACGACTTCATCAAGGTCTACCAGGTGCTGGGCATCGCGCTGGTGCGGCTGTCCGGCGCGGTGCAGGTGGAGGTCTCCGCGCTGGAGTCCGTGCCCACGCACCCGAGCATCCACGTCCAGCGGCCGGAGGTCGCGCTGTCGCCCGGCGAGGCGATGGTGCGCCGGGCGCGCGGCGAGCTGACGCGCTACGAGGCGGCGGCACACGCGGCGCGGTACTACGCCAGCCTGGGCGTGGACGCGCTGCTGCGCGACTGCTACCCGACGTGGAGCGACGGGGCGGCGAGCGCCTTCGTGGCGCGGGTGGTGGCGACGCGGGGTGAGGCGGCGCTGGAGGCCGTGAAGGGCGCGCTGGCGGAGCACCACAGCCGCATGGTGAGACGCACGGCCCTGCGCACCCTGGGCGCGATGGGCGGGCCGCAGGCGCGGCGCGAACTGGACGCGATGACCCGCGCGGGCCACGACGCGGGCCTGCGCCTCTTCGCCCGGGAGACCCTGGAGGACGTGCGCGCCCGGGAAGGAGGCGAGGCGACGGTCGCGGAGCTGATGCGCGTGCGCCGCGCGAAGGTGCAGCCGATGGCGCAGGCGGCGCTGTCCGAGCCGACGAAGGAGGCGCGCGCGGCGGCGGTGAACACGCTGGCGGACCACGGCGCGGTGGCCATGCCCGTGCTGCGTCAGGTGCTGTACGGCGACCCGTCGCGCGAGGTGCGGCGGGAGGCGGCGCAGGCGCTGGCGCGGATGGGCGACACGGAGGTCATCGACCGGTTCGTCAACATGGTGCAGGCGCGCAGCCTGAACGACGAGGAGGCGAAGACGGCCGTGTACGCGCTGGGCATGCTCGGGGACGTGCGGGGCGCGGAGGCCCTGCTGGCGGCGTTCGCGGACGGGTGGAAGCCCGGCGTCGTCGCGGAGTCCATGCGGACGTTGGGGCTGGCCCTGCTTCAGCCCGCCCTGGCCCTGGCGGAAGTGCGTCCGGAGGTGCTGGAGCGGCAGGCCCTGCGCGGCCTCTTCGAGTCGTTCCCCACCGTGCCCCTGACGCAGGAACTGCTCGCGCGCGTGGAGGCCTCCAGCGGGCGCCCGGACTTCGTGGACCGGGCGAGCGTGTACCTGAAGCTGGCGGCGCAGAACCCGGCGGCCGGCAAGCAGGTGGCCGCGCACCTGCTCACGCTCCCCGCCGTGTCCGGGGACAAGGCGCTGTCCCGACTGGCGAAGAAGGTGCTGGGGTGA
- a CDS encoding linear amide C-N hydrolase: MCTDFLITGTDSRLSTNYAVNGRSMEFGADLKSQLMVHAKGESFQSKAPGLKPGLKWTSTYGFIGLTALSDAIIVDGMNTAGLSVGALWLPGSTYPAVTQPSQALALVDFVNWALGTCATVADVKAALTSGSVQVWEGDLLATLLPLHFPVHDAAGNCVVVEFTDGKLNVYDNPVGVCTNNPPFPQQLENLGNYANLSPWDAKPTELGLQSFSPAGHGSGMRGLPGDSTPPSRFVRATYLKQYAQPVSSSSDASTLAFHLLNTVDIPLGTSRSTDKQGKDAVDYTQWAVVKDLTAQTFSVRFYGNPCVYSVNLNTLDFSASAGKPFPVPTTPTSIDLTASMSS, translated from the coding sequence ATGTGCACTGACTTCCTGATCACCGGCACCGACTCCCGCCTCTCCACGAACTACGCCGTCAACGGCCGCAGCATGGAGTTCGGTGCCGACCTCAAATCGCAGCTCATGGTCCACGCCAAGGGCGAGTCCTTCCAGTCGAAGGCCCCGGGCCTCAAGCCCGGTCTGAAGTGGACGTCGACGTATGGCTTCATCGGCCTGACCGCCCTCAGCGACGCCATCATCGTGGACGGCATGAACACGGCGGGCCTCTCCGTGGGCGCGCTGTGGCTGCCGGGCTCCACGTACCCGGCCGTCACGCAGCCGTCGCAGGCCCTGGCGCTGGTGGACTTCGTCAACTGGGCGCTCGGCACCTGCGCGACCGTCGCGGACGTGAAGGCCGCGCTGACCAGCGGGAGCGTGCAGGTGTGGGAAGGCGACCTGCTCGCCACGCTGCTGCCCCTGCACTTCCCTGTTCACGACGCCGCGGGCAACTGCGTCGTCGTGGAGTTCACCGACGGGAAGCTCAACGTCTACGACAACCCCGTCGGCGTCTGCACCAACAACCCGCCCTTCCCCCAGCAGCTGGAGAACCTGGGCAACTACGCGAACCTGTCCCCCTGGGACGCGAAGCCCACGGAGCTGGGCCTCCAGTCGTTCTCCCCCGCCGGCCACGGCAGCGGCATGCGCGGCCTGCCGGGGGACTCGACGCCCCCCTCGCGGTTCGTGCGCGCGACCTACCTCAAGCAGTACGCGCAGCCCGTGTCGTCCTCCTCGGACGCCAGCACCCTGGCCTTCCACCTGCTGAACACCGTGGACATCCCGCTGGGCACCAGCCGCTCCACAGACAAGCAGGGCAAGGACGCCGTCGACTACACGCAGTGGGCCGTCGTGAAGGACCTCACCGCCCAGACCTTCTCCGTGCGCTTCTACGGCAACCCCTGCGTGTACTCCGTCAACCTGAACACGCTCGACTTCAGCGCGTCCGCCGGCAAGCCGTTCCCCGTCCCGACGACGCCCACCAGCATCGACCTCACCGCCAGCATGTCGAGCTGA
- a CDS encoding class I SAM-dependent methyltransferase, which translates to MTDPTPPTLGPRRDDSLVDFELPFFQWIAVQLQALVIAVIVRSTDLLLLLWRPSLLRPYLGLWWQRLLLTPYSARRTFEMVRALQSTGQSFRELIYGETPLLTALLFLKRAGVGPDSRVVDLGAGRGRVLIAARWLKARSHGVELIADHVARVAPWLKPAGITLTVGDMTREPLTDVTHVFTNWVAFSPETKARLVEHLRTCKPGTRIITVTRPIQAEGFVGQTSRWMLFTWGPEKVWVQEYRPDGKAP; encoded by the coding sequence ATGACGGACCCCACGCCCCCCACGCTCGGCCCGCGACGTGACGACTCGCTGGTGGACTTCGAGCTGCCGTTCTTCCAGTGGATCGCGGTCCAGCTCCAGGCGCTGGTCATCGCCGTCATCGTGCGCTCCACCGACCTGCTGCTCCTCTTGTGGCGCCCCAGCCTGCTGCGTCCATACCTGGGGCTCTGGTGGCAGCGCCTGCTGCTCACCCCGTACAGCGCGCGGCGCACCTTCGAGATGGTCCGCGCGCTCCAGTCCACCGGCCAGTCCTTCCGCGAGCTCATCTACGGGGAGACGCCCTTGCTGACGGCGCTGCTCTTCCTGAAGCGCGCGGGCGTGGGCCCGGACAGCCGGGTGGTGGACCTGGGGGCGGGGCGGGGCCGGGTGCTCATCGCCGCGCGGTGGCTGAAGGCCCGGTCGCATGGCGTGGAGCTCATCGCGGACCACGTGGCGCGCGTGGCGCCGTGGCTCAAGCCCGCGGGCATCACCCTCACCGTGGGGGACATGACGCGCGAGCCCCTGACGGACGTCACCCACGTCTTCACCAACTGGGTGGCTTTCAGCCCGGAGACGAAGGCCCGGCTGGTGGAGCACCTGCGCACCTGCAAGCCCGGGACGCGCATCATCACGGTGACGCGGCCCATCCAGGCGGAGGGCTTCGTCGGTCAGACGTCGCGCTGGATGCTCTTCACCTGGGGACCGGAGAAGGTCTGGGTCCAGGAGTATCGCCCCGACGGCAAGGCCCCGTGA
- a CDS encoding aspartyl/asparaginyl beta-hydroxylase domain-containing protein — protein sequence MSEASPQELTAQVRQKVVEVARQGGYFDAILGAGPELARLQEYVRMLEGQVPLPPSAPGQSPTIFPPLPGLEERPWRDPPPPVAKALEGCLAAVERDLARLEDAELLHYDSGIVGTGRWSVHPVYFAGERLDRLVWPQLAMEETAAAVHSLDGECTAFPLADVLFSSHAPGTTLTPHCSWDGFRMRLHLGLKIPEGCGIRVGTESRQWEQGRVLAFHDSFEHETWNRGQERRVVLIVDCWHPGLTLAERDALLGLTRKFEVRALLSQLRIPEAMAEPLMLRFAQEERTDARVRRYWRA from the coding sequence ATGTCCGAAGCATCGCCCCAGGAGCTCACCGCGCAGGTGCGCCAGAAGGTCGTCGAGGTCGCCCGGCAGGGTGGCTATTTCGACGCCATCCTGGGCGCGGGCCCGGAGCTGGCACGCCTCCAGGAATACGTGCGCATGCTGGAGGGACAGGTCCCCCTGCCGCCCTCCGCGCCCGGACAGTCCCCCACCATCTTCCCTCCGCTCCCCGGCCTGGAGGAGCGCCCCTGGCGCGACCCGCCCCCACCCGTGGCCAAGGCGCTGGAGGGCTGCCTCGCGGCGGTGGAGCGCGACCTGGCCCGACTGGAGGACGCGGAGCTGCTGCACTACGACTCCGGCATCGTCGGCACGGGCCGCTGGTCCGTGCACCCCGTGTACTTCGCGGGCGAGCGCCTGGACCGCCTCGTCTGGCCCCAGCTCGCCATGGAGGAGACCGCGGCGGCCGTGCACTCCCTGGACGGCGAGTGCACCGCGTTCCCGCTGGCGGACGTCCTCTTCTCCTCGCACGCGCCCGGCACGACGCTGACGCCGCATTGCAGCTGGGATGGCTTCCGGATGCGGCTGCACCTGGGACTCAAGATCCCGGAGGGCTGCGGCATCCGCGTGGGCACCGAGTCACGGCAGTGGGAGCAGGGCCGCGTGCTCGCCTTCCATGACTCGTTCGAACACGAGACGTGGAACCGGGGCCAGGAGCGCCGCGTGGTGCTCATCGTGGACTGCTGGCACCCGGGCCTCACCCTGGCTGAACGTGACGCCCTGTTAGGACTGACGCGCAAGTTCGAGGTCCGCGCGCTGCTCTCCCAACTGCGCATCCCCGAAGCCATGGCGGAGCCCCTGATGCTCCGCTTCGCCCAGGAAGAGCGGACGGACGCCCGGGTGCGCCGCTACTGGCGCGCCTGA
- a CDS encoding M20/M25/M40 family metallo-hydrolase, which produces MRSLPLLAVLLALGSSHAAPPRPPQKDALRTLLAELIAADTSNPPGNETAAARVAARWLSEAGIDSELIEPSPGRGNLLVRLKGTGKGKPILVLAHLDTVPAVRSEWATDPWKLTEKDGLLYGRGVQDNKGMAAASILALRRLKQDGGQRSRDILLYLGADEEVGSGQGLDWMMAHRPELKEAEFALNEGGLTELSPDRKQVRFVALQAAERVSRNVTLKATGPGGHSSAPPVDAGPLVRVAAAVARVGALTFPAHLTPAARLHIQGRAPLTPGELGDALRRIAAAPDAPPEDAVATVARLEPALGAVLRTTCVPTVFHAGTRSNVIPATAEATVNCRLLPDADAKAVRERIVAAVNDKDIQVEMDVSAPDSPMSPVGDNVMFRAVKAAAAKVWPNAPVIPRQSTGTTESATLRRAGIHAYGIDLFALTPDDARTAHAPNERVPVAALQPGAEFVYLTLKHLTR; this is translated from the coding sequence ATGCGCTCCCTGCCCCTCCTCGCCGTCCTGCTCGCGCTGGGTTCCAGCCATGCCGCACCGCCCCGTCCCCCTCAGAAGGACGCGCTGCGAACCCTGCTCGCGGAGCTCATCGCCGCGGACACGTCCAACCCGCCCGGCAACGAGACGGCCGCGGCCCGGGTGGCGGCGCGGTGGCTGAGCGAGGCGGGCATCGACTCGGAGCTCATCGAGCCTTCGCCCGGACGCGGGAACCTCCTGGTGCGCCTGAAGGGCACAGGCAAGGGGAAGCCCATCCTCGTGCTCGCGCACCTGGACACGGTGCCCGCCGTTCGCTCCGAGTGGGCCACCGACCCGTGGAAGCTCACCGAGAAGGACGGCCTGCTCTACGGCCGGGGCGTGCAGGACAACAAGGGCATGGCGGCGGCGAGCATCCTCGCGCTGCGCCGGCTGAAGCAGGACGGGGGCCAGCGCTCGCGCGACATCCTCCTGTACCTGGGCGCGGATGAAGAGGTGGGCTCCGGGCAGGGCCTGGACTGGATGATGGCGCACCGCCCGGAGCTGAAGGAGGCGGAGTTCGCGCTCAACGAAGGCGGCCTCACGGAGCTGTCCCCGGACCGCAAGCAGGTGCGCTTCGTGGCGCTCCAGGCCGCCGAGCGCGTCTCGCGCAACGTGACGCTCAAGGCCACCGGCCCGGGAGGCCACTCGTCCGCGCCGCCCGTGGACGCGGGGCCGCTGGTGCGCGTGGCCGCGGCGGTGGCGCGCGTGGGCGCCCTCACCTTCCCCGCCCACCTGACGCCCGCCGCGCGGCTCCACATCCAGGGCCGGGCGCCGCTCACGCCGGGGGAGCTGGGGGACGCGCTGCGCCGCATCGCCGCCGCGCCGGATGCGCCGCCCGAGGACGCGGTGGCCACCGTGGCCAGGCTGGAGCCCGCGCTGGGCGCCGTGCTGCGCACCACCTGCGTGCCCACCGTCTTCCACGCCGGCACGCGCTCCAACGTCATCCCCGCCACCGCCGAGGCCACCGTCAACTGCCGCCTGCTGCCGGACGCGGACGCGAAGGCCGTGCGCGAGCGCATCGTCGCCGCCGTCAACGACAAGGACATCCAGGTGGAGATGGACGTGTCGGCGCCGGACTCGCCCATGTCGCCCGTGGGGGACAACGTGATGTTCCGCGCGGTGAAGGCCGCCGCCGCGAAGGTGTGGCCCAACGCGCCCGTCATCCCGCGCCAGTCCACCGGCACCACCGAGTCCGCCACGCTGCGCAGGGCCGGCATCCACGCCTACGGCATCGACCTCTTCGCCCTCACGCCCGACGACGCGCGCACCGCGCACGCCCCCAACGAGCGCGTGCCCGTAGCCGCGCTCCAGCCCGGCGCGGAGTTCGTCTACCTCACCCTCAAGCACCTGACGCGCTGA
- a CDS encoding dipeptide epimerase, with protein MSSPLSFRTVELPLRHAWTIARGTSTVKRNVFVEVRSGGLVGYGEAAPNVRYGESWESVEAALQKLAPVLEGRDLRCFRDVSEALDAALSDNPAAKAAVDLALHDLAGKVMGVPLYRLLGVDPKRQPVTSMSIGIDVPEVLAVKVREAADFPVLKVKLGSGKDREVFGTVRALTSQTIRVDANEGWKPEEALAHIQWLSTQGVELVEQPLPAADVEGAKWLKARSPLPLVADESLTKASDVPSLAAGFHGINVKLQKSGGIREALRIIETARACGLKVMLGCMVETGLGIAAGAHLAPLVDWVDLDGNLLLAEDPYRAHPVVGGRIQLGDGPGLGVEPRAAP; from the coding sequence ATGTCGTCGCCCCTGAGCTTTCGCACCGTGGAACTGCCGCTGCGCCATGCCTGGACCATTGCCCGGGGCACGAGCACGGTGAAGCGCAACGTGTTCGTGGAGGTGCGCTCGGGAGGACTCGTGGGCTACGGCGAGGCCGCGCCGAACGTGCGCTACGGCGAGTCCTGGGAGTCGGTGGAGGCGGCGCTCCAGAAGCTGGCCCCGGTGCTGGAGGGGCGCGACCTGCGCTGCTTCCGCGACGTGTCGGAGGCGCTGGACGCGGCGCTGTCGGACAACCCCGCGGCGAAGGCGGCGGTGGACCTGGCGCTGCACGACCTGGCGGGCAAGGTGATGGGCGTGCCGCTGTACCGGCTGCTGGGGGTGGATCCCAAGCGCCAGCCGGTGACGTCCATGTCCATTGGCATTGATGTGCCGGAGGTGCTGGCGGTGAAGGTGCGCGAGGCGGCGGACTTCCCGGTGCTCAAGGTGAAGCTGGGCTCCGGGAAGGACCGGGAGGTGTTCGGCACGGTGCGCGCGCTGACGTCCCAGACGATCCGCGTGGACGCGAACGAGGGCTGGAAGCCGGAGGAGGCGCTGGCGCACATCCAGTGGCTCTCCACGCAGGGCGTGGAGCTGGTGGAGCAGCCGCTGCCCGCCGCGGATGTGGAGGGCGCGAAGTGGCTGAAGGCGCGCTCGCCGCTGCCGCTGGTGGCGGACGAGTCGCTGACGAAGGCGTCGGACGTGCCGTCGCTGGCGGCGGGCTTCCACGGCATCAACGTGAAGCTTCAGAAGAGCGGCGGCATCCGTGAAGCGCTGCGCATCATCGAGACGGCGCGCGCGTGCGGCCTGAAGGTGATGCTGGGCTGCATGGTGGAGACGGGGCTGGGCATCGCGGCGGGTGCGCACCTGGCGCCGCTGGTGGACTGGGTGGACCTGGACGGCAACCTGCTGCTCGCGGAGGACCCCTACCGGGCGCATCCGGTGGTGGGCGGACGCATCCAGTTGGGGGATGGCCCGGGCCTGGGCGTGGAGCCCCGGGCGGCCCCGTGA
- a CDS encoding DUF819 family protein — MTPPLIQDPMAVLAVLLAVLAGLYVLQRHPVGERFFNVVPLLVFAYFVPTLLSNLGVIPTQSELYRFTRVYLLPASLVLLVLSVDLPAIARLGRNAVGVFLAGTLGIMLGGPLAYLALGWLVPAELGDQAWKGLAALSGSWIGGSANFVAIGQSVGVLDSTLSMMVVVDVGVSNVWTAVLLSFAGREKAMDARIGADRAALDRVREESARLQAASARPASLSDLLSMLAVAFGVTVVCTAVAKVLPDLGNVVTGFTWVVLLVTTVGVVLSFTPVRRLEGAGASRMGSLFLYLLVATIGAQAEFRRLWDAPALVAVGAVWMAIHAAVTMGARRWLKAPVFFAAVGSQANVGGTASASVVAAAFHPALAPVGVLLAVLGYVLGTYCGLVTALLLEQVHRFIH, encoded by the coding sequence GTGACGCCGCCGCTCATCCAGGACCCGATGGCGGTGCTCGCCGTGCTGCTGGCGGTGCTGGCGGGGTTGTATGTGTTGCAGCGCCACCCCGTGGGGGAGCGGTTCTTCAACGTCGTGCCGTTGCTGGTGTTCGCGTACTTCGTGCCCACGCTGCTGTCGAACCTGGGCGTCATCCCCACGCAGTCGGAGCTGTATCGCTTCACGCGCGTGTACCTGCTGCCGGCGAGCCTGGTGTTGCTGGTGTTGTCGGTGGACCTGCCGGCCATCGCGCGGCTGGGCCGCAACGCGGTGGGCGTGTTCCTGGCGGGCACGCTGGGCATCATGCTGGGCGGGCCCCTCGCGTACCTGGCGCTGGGGTGGCTGGTGCCGGCGGAGCTGGGGGACCAGGCGTGGAAGGGGCTCGCGGCGCTGAGTGGTTCGTGGATTGGAGGCAGCGCGAACTTCGTGGCCATTGGCCAGAGCGTGGGCGTGCTGGACAGCACGCTGAGCATGATGGTGGTGGTGGACGTGGGCGTGTCCAACGTGTGGACGGCGGTGCTGCTGTCCTTCGCCGGGCGCGAGAAGGCGATGGACGCGCGCATCGGCGCGGACCGCGCGGCGCTGGACCGGGTGCGGGAGGAGTCGGCCCGGCTCCAGGCGGCGTCCGCGAGGCCCGCGAGCCTGTCGGACCTGCTGTCGATGCTGGCGGTGGCGTTCGGGGTGACGGTGGTGTGCACGGCGGTGGCGAAGGTGCTGCCGGACCTGGGCAACGTGGTGACGGGCTTCACGTGGGTGGTGTTGCTGGTGACGACGGTGGGCGTGGTGCTGTCGTTCACGCCGGTGCGGAGGTTGGAGGGCGCGGGGGCGAGCCGCATGGGGTCGCTGTTCCTGTACCTGCTGGTGGCGACGATTGGCGCGCAGGCGGAGTTCCGCCGGCTGTGGGACGCGCCCGCGCTGGTGGCGGTGGGAGCGGTGTGGATGGCCATCCACGCGGCGGTGACGATGGGCGCGCGGCGGTGGCTCAAGGCGCCGGTGTTCTTCGCGGCGGTGGGCTCGCAGGCGAACGTGGGAGGCACGGCCTCCGCGTCCGTGGTGGCGGCGGCCTTCCACCCCGCGCTGGCGCCGGTGGGCGTGCTGCTCGCGGTGCTGGGCTACGTGCTGGGGACGTACTGCGGGCTGGTGACGGCGCTGCTGCTGGAGCAGGTGCACCGGTTCATTCACTGA